The following coding sequences lie in one Gemmatimonadaceae bacterium genomic window:
- a CDS encoding AraC family transcriptional regulator — protein sequence MSERTPDEAAASPRDRAELAAVRMASGTAVELMRSSYRAQTFPKHTHEFFTIGLVLRGAGTLWYRGTIHLARHGDIVVIPPGEVHTGSVAPGAGVLEYVAAHVPREVVAGCDDQCDNVDLESPVVLDVLVASQLRRLERAVIGDRAALAASEEALTTAVGRLVDRHRRGVVSKPNDRAAEPRVVHIARELLEDCYGDNDQTSLRALSLRTGVSPFHLVRVFTRSVGLSPHQYLVQTRIRHATKLLANGLPCSFVAAVTGFADQSHLTTQFKRYLGITPASYQRCVRAD from the coding sequence ATGAGCGAACGCACGCCCGACGAAGCCGCGGCGTCGCCGCGGGATCGCGCCGAGCTCGCCGCGGTGCGCATGGCGAGCGGAACCGCCGTCGAGCTGATGCGGTCGTCGTATCGCGCGCAGACGTTCCCAAAGCACACACACGAGTTCTTCACGATCGGCCTCGTGCTGCGCGGTGCGGGAACCCTCTGGTACCGTGGAACCATTCACCTTGCGCGCCACGGCGACATCGTCGTCATCCCGCCGGGGGAAGTGCATACCGGGTCGGTCGCGCCGGGAGCCGGCGTGCTCGAGTACGTCGCCGCCCACGTCCCGAGGGAAGTCGTCGCCGGCTGTGACGACCAGTGTGACAACGTGGACCTCGAGTCGCCGGTCGTGCTCGACGTCCTGGTTGCGTCGCAGCTGCGGCGTCTCGAGCGCGCGGTGATCGGGGATCGGGCCGCTTTGGCGGCGTCCGAGGAGGCGCTGACGACGGCCGTCGGACGACTCGTGGATCGACACCGGCGGGGAGTGGTTTCGAAGCCGAACGATCGAGCGGCCGAGCCGCGCGTCGTCCACATCGCACGGGAGCTTCTCGAGGACTGCTACGGCGACAACGACCAGACGTCGCTCAGGGCTCTCTCCTTACGAACCGGGGTATCCCCCTTTCATCTTGTGCGCGTGTTCACGCGCTCGGTCGGCCTTTCACCGCATCAATACCTCGTGCAGACGCGAATCAGGCACGCGACGAAGCTTTTGGCCAACGGGCTTCCCTGTTCGTTCGTCGCGGCGGTGACCGGGTTCGCCGATCAGAGCCATCTCACGACACAGTTCAAGCGCTACCTCGGCATCACCCCCGCGTCCTACCAGCGCTGCGTTCGTGCAGACTGA
- a CDS encoding ABC transporter permease has protein sequence MQSRQLWQSFRRDLTVALRQARKDRTITVVALATFALGIGANAAMFSVVRSVLLRPLPYAQPERLAAIWPTRTISNAELLYMQRQAKAFESVAAFSPGWGIAMTGAGEPRQLDAARVSTNFFDVLGVRPLLGRGFASEESSSGRWNVAVLSHALWLSQFGGDSAVLGRVVDMDGQPVRIVGVMPANFEMFQASVDAWLPLQIDPASPFYTGATALGFGRLRRGATTSQATREFATLAPRMRVAFNYTDDYARGATVVDLHESLVGGVRRTILVLYAAVAILGLIAVVNVGNLLLAHAAGRRREMAVRRALGAAKSAIVRQLLVQSVVLAVAGGVIGATVGVVGTQALRTFLATSLPRMGEIHLDLVVAAATAIATVIAGITFGIGPALVASGVDPDGVLRASALDAGGNRAARIRQTLVVVQVSLATVLVVAASLMVVSLWRLGRVDLGFDPSRVATMLIQPSSGQVRAADATNYFDELARRIAALPDVERVGAAQHLPLSGFNWLADLEIEGQPIAPTSAHPRVIWRSVIGDYFGAMRIPLVRGRLFLPADTRNGPAVVVVNAAMARRYWPGRDPIGERIKLGNGSRGEWATIVGIVGDVRSQSADSPAPAEAYRPNAQQPLVFMHYVIRTRGNPLGAMARVRAAVRSLDQTVPIAQVRSLEEIASTSSVTRRTIARLLAGFAGLGLFLGAVGIYGVIAYSVRRRTRELGIRSALGAVESRLTAMVLGEGLRMSSAGIALGVVLAALATRPMRALLFGVTALDPLVYVGVALTLAGVAIAASLAPARRAARVDPIIALRSE, from the coding sequence ATGCAAAGCCGCCAGCTCTGGCAGTCGTTTCGCCGTGACCTGACCGTCGCGCTGCGCCAAGCTCGCAAGGACCGGACGATCACCGTCGTCGCGTTGGCCACGTTCGCACTCGGCATCGGCGCGAATGCCGCGATGTTCAGCGTCGTGCGAAGCGTCTTGCTCCGCCCTTTGCCGTACGCGCAGCCCGAGCGTCTCGCCGCGATCTGGCCGACGCGCACCATCTCGAACGCTGAGTTGCTGTACATGCAGCGGCAAGCGAAGGCGTTCGAGTCGGTGGCCGCGTTCAGCCCTGGGTGGGGAATCGCGATGACCGGCGCTGGCGAACCGCGACAACTCGACGCCGCGCGCGTGTCGACGAACTTCTTCGACGTGCTGGGCGTTCGCCCGTTGCTCGGGCGAGGATTCGCGTCGGAGGAATCGTCGAGTGGCCGATGGAACGTCGCCGTGTTGAGCCACGCCCTCTGGCTCTCGCAGTTCGGCGGTGACAGCGCGGTGTTGGGCCGGGTCGTCGACATGGATGGCCAGCCGGTCCGAATCGTCGGCGTGATGCCGGCAAATTTCGAGATGTTTCAAGCGAGCGTCGACGCGTGGCTCCCGCTGCAGATCGACCCAGCGTCGCCGTTCTACACGGGCGCGACCGCGTTGGGTTTCGGCAGGCTGCGCCGAGGTGCCACGACGTCGCAGGCGACGCGTGAGTTCGCGACGTTGGCGCCGCGGATGCGCGTCGCGTTCAACTACACTGACGACTATGCGCGCGGCGCCACGGTGGTCGACTTGCACGAGAGCCTCGTCGGCGGCGTCCGGCGCACGATCTTGGTGTTGTACGCCGCCGTGGCGATTCTCGGCTTGATCGCCGTCGTCAACGTCGGGAATCTGCTCCTCGCCCACGCGGCAGGCCGGCGCCGCGAGATGGCGGTGCGCCGCGCGCTCGGCGCGGCGAAATCGGCGATCGTGCGCCAATTGTTGGTGCAGAGCGTGGTGCTCGCCGTTGCCGGCGGCGTCATCGGGGCAACGGTTGGCGTCGTGGGCACACAGGCGTTGCGGACATTTCTCGCCACCTCGCTGCCGCGCATGGGCGAGATTCACCTAGACCTCGTCGTCGCCGCCGCGACGGCCATCGCCACGGTGATCGCCGGCATCACGTTCGGCATCGGGCCCGCGCTCGTCGCGTCGGGCGTCGATCCGGACGGCGTACTTCGGGCCAGCGCTCTGGACGCGGGCGGTAATCGCGCCGCGCGAATCCGACAGACATTGGTCGTGGTGCAAGTTTCGCTCGCCACGGTGCTCGTCGTGGCAGCGTCGCTCATGGTGGTGTCACTGTGGCGACTCGGACGCGTGGATCTTGGATTCGACCCCAGTCGCGTCGCCACCATGCTGATTCAGCCCTCGAGCGGGCAGGTGCGAGCAGCCGACGCAACGAACTATTTCGACGAGCTCGCGCGCCGCATCGCGGCGCTCCCGGACGTCGAACGGGTCGGTGCAGCCCAACATCTGCCGCTGAGCGGGTTCAATTGGTTGGCCGATCTTGAAATCGAGGGTCAGCCGATCGCCCCGACGTCGGCGCATCCGCGCGTCATTTGGCGATCGGTGATCGGCGACTACTTCGGCGCCATGCGGATTCCACTCGTGCGCGGGCGTCTTTTCCTGCCGGCCGACACGCGCAACGGCCCAGCGGTGGTCGTCGTGAACGCAGCGATGGCGCGGCGCTATTGGCCCGGGCGCGACCCTATCGGCGAGCGGATCAAGCTCGGCAACGGCTCGCGCGGCGAGTGGGCGACCATCGTCGGCATCGTCGGCGACGTGCGCTCGCAGTCAGCCGACTCACCGGCTCCGGCGGAAGCGTATCGGCCGAACGCCCAACAACCGCTCGTCTTCATGCACTACGTGATCCGAACGCGAGGCAATCCGCTCGGCGCCATGGCACGGGTGCGCGCCGCCGTTCGCTCGCTCGACCAAACGGTGCCAATCGCGCAGGTGCGTTCGCTCGAGGAGATCGCCTCGACGTCGTCGGTCACGCGCCGCACGATCGCCCGTCTGCTCGCCGGCTTTGCCGGACTTGGCCTGTTCCTCGGCGCGGTCGGGATTTACGGGGTCATCGCCTACAGCGTGCGACGACGCACTCGAGAGCTGGGGATTCGCTCCGCTCTCGGCGCGGTTGAATCACGTCTCACGGCGATGGTGCTCGGCGAGGGCCTGCGAATGTCGTCGGCCGGAATCGCTCTTGGCGTCGTACTGGCGGCGCTGGCGACTCGCCCGATGCGCGCGCTGCTGTTCGGCGTCACGGCGCTCGACCCGCTGGTCTACGTGGGCGTCGCGCTCACGCTCGCCGGCGTCGCCATCGCGGCGTCGCTGGCGCCGGCACGGCGAGCCGCACGCGTCGACCCGATCATCGCCCTTCGCTCGGAATGA
- a CDS encoding DUF998 domain-containing protein encodes MQTDRRLFIWGRRAAAFAAIGAVVAMLVYPGGTYRDHTTSGYQFFHNFFSDLGATTTWSGRPNPVGAWLFVVSLVVLVVGMAAILAGLARVYGRTSRAVLPIRVAVLVGVFVCVCFIGVAATPENRALSIHVLFTKLAFRAFPAVPLFLGLAASRTDDAPPRVGIGWITMVALLVAYVVVLDWGPRSSTPIGLVVQVTAQKIVAVGAVLLLVYQSIQAERIEGKTLSEARPLVVSAS; translated from the coding sequence GTGCAGACTGACCGCCGCTTGTTCATTTGGGGCCGGCGCGCCGCGGCGTTCGCCGCGATCGGCGCCGTCGTCGCGATGTTGGTCTATCCCGGCGGCACGTATCGGGACCATACGACATCGGGCTACCAGTTCTTTCACAATTTCTTCAGCGACCTCGGCGCCACCACGACGTGGAGTGGTCGGCCCAATCCGGTGGGCGCGTGGCTGTTCGTGGTCAGCCTGGTCGTGTTGGTTGTCGGAATGGCGGCGATCCTCGCCGGACTCGCCCGGGTCTACGGCCGAACGTCTCGCGCGGTTCTCCCGATTCGCGTCGCGGTCCTCGTCGGCGTCTTCGTCTGCGTGTGCTTCATCGGCGTGGCGGCGACTCCGGAGAACCGGGCGCTGTCCATTCACGTGCTGTTCACGAAACTGGCGTTCCGAGCGTTTCCCGCCGTGCCGCTGTTTCTCGGGCTGGCCGCGAGCCGCACCGACGACGCGCCGCCTCGCGTCGGCATCGGCTGGATCACGATGGTCGCGCTGCTCGTCGCCTATGTCGTCGTGCTCGACTGGGGGCCGCGTTCTTCGACCCCGATCGGGCTCGTCGTGCAAGTGACCGCGCAGAAGATCGTCGCGGTGGGCGCCGTGTTGCTACTCGTCTACCAGTCGATTCAGGCCGAACGAATCGAAGGAAAAACGCTCTCGGAAGCTCGGCCGCTGGTCGTCAGCGCTTCGTAG
- a CDS encoding protein kinase, translating into MELQEQLQAALGGAYTVQRELTRGGMSRVFLATETALDRAVVIKVISPELAAGVSASRFAREIRVAASLQQANIVPLLSAGESSGLPYYTMPFVAGLSLRDRLNKVGSLAIPEALSVLRDVARALAYAHERGVVHRDIKPDNVLLSGGAAVVTDFGIAKALTAARTGAHDTTITQVGSGVGTPAYMAPEQAAGDPNLDHRADVYAFGCLAYELLAGETPFHGRPMHQMMTAHFAEPAPAVNARRGDTPRGLASLVAQCLEKDPANRPQSGAELVLRLEDVTTTPAAPVSASVPKIGRRSIVAAGAGGALALIAIAAFAASRMRGTTNDAGSAQTLAVLPFTNIGGDSAQEYFADGLTDEVATALGKVSGIQIAARSSAYRYKGIRDVDVQQVGHALGAGYIVQGTVRREGDSIRVATQVTRSGDKKEVWEDTKTGDAHNVFALEDAVIKSIKAGLASRLGSNLATGGSVAAVSQAGGSQGTSNAEAHNAYMRARFFVLTRRSVAEAVNLFQKAIDGDSSYARAYAGLAETLEYLPYYNGAAAADLRPRVEAAARRALALDSTQSQAHVALAMMHAHAWEWDAAGDEFRRALALDPTDASAHTQYARYLISVGRPQDALTQLRTAQQLDPVSGVAPAWMIDAQLLLGRVDEAIAQGKATYEIDSTLVPSIELSALAYAAAKRYDEAIRRERHFRAFAPPMSANLAFVLGQAGMRDSALAMARELEARPRTGSSEIVIAYAYLGIKDTARALDGLERSTALRGIWPSYMSLCSFQYDPLRSSPRFAALVRRVGLDERKFTSPQACRVPPS; encoded by the coding sequence ATGGAACTTCAGGAGCAGCTGCAGGCCGCATTGGGGGGCGCGTACACCGTGCAGCGGGAGCTGACGCGCGGCGGCATGTCGCGCGTCTTCCTGGCGACCGAAACGGCCCTCGATCGCGCCGTCGTGATCAAGGTGATCTCGCCAGAGTTGGCTGCCGGCGTGTCGGCGAGCCGCTTTGCGCGCGAAATCCGCGTCGCTGCTTCGTTGCAGCAGGCGAACATCGTTCCCTTGCTCTCCGCCGGAGAATCATCGGGGCTTCCCTACTACACGATGCCGTTCGTCGCCGGCCTGTCGCTGCGCGACCGGCTCAACAAGGTCGGCTCGCTCGCGATCCCCGAAGCACTGAGCGTCCTTCGGGACGTCGCACGCGCGCTGGCCTACGCGCACGAGCGCGGCGTCGTGCACCGCGACATCAAGCCTGACAACGTGCTCCTGTCGGGAGGCGCGGCCGTCGTCACGGATTTCGGGATCGCCAAAGCGCTCACCGCGGCACGTACCGGAGCGCACGACACGACGATCACTCAAGTGGGATCGGGAGTGGGTACCCCGGCCTACATGGCGCCAGAGCAGGCGGCCGGCGATCCGAACCTCGATCATCGCGCCGACGTGTACGCGTTCGGTTGTTTGGCGTACGAGCTGCTCGCCGGCGAGACGCCGTTTCACGGCCGGCCGATGCACCAGATGATGACGGCGCACTTTGCCGAGCCGGCGCCGGCGGTGAACGCGCGGCGCGGCGACACGCCTCGGGGTCTCGCGAGCCTCGTCGCGCAATGTTTGGAAAAAGACCCCGCCAATCGGCCGCAGTCCGGCGCGGAGCTTGTGTTGCGCCTCGAGGATGTCACGACGACGCCCGCGGCTCCGGTCAGCGCAAGCGTGCCGAAGATCGGGCGTCGCTCAATCGTGGCCGCTGGGGCGGGCGGCGCGCTTGCCTTGATCGCCATCGCGGCATTTGCGGCTTCCCGCATGCGCGGGACTACGAACGACGCGGGCTCGGCGCAAACGCTGGCCGTCCTTCCGTTCACGAACATCGGCGGCGACTCGGCGCAGGAATACTTCGCCGATGGTTTGACGGACGAAGTGGCGACGGCGCTCGGCAAGGTGTCGGGGATTCAGATTGCCGCTCGGTCGTCCGCCTACCGGTACAAGGGCATTCGCGACGTCGACGTCCAACAGGTTGGCCACGCTCTCGGCGCGGGCTACATCGTACAGGGCACCGTTCGCCGCGAGGGTGACAGCATTCGCGTCGCGACACAGGTGACGCGGTCGGGCGACAAGAAGGAGGTCTGGGAGGACACGAAGACAGGCGATGCACACAATGTCTTCGCGCTCGAAGACGCGGTGATCAAGTCGATCAAGGCCGGACTCGCGTCGCGACTCGGATCGAACCTGGCGACCGGCGGGAGCGTCGCGGCGGTGTCGCAGGCCGGCGGCAGCCAAGGGACTTCCAACGCGGAGGCACACAACGCCTACATGCGCGCCCGCTTTTTCGTGCTGACGCGCCGATCGGTGGCCGAAGCAGTGAACCTTTTTCAGAAGGCGATCGACGGGGATTCAAGCTATGCGCGCGCCTACGCGGGCTTGGCCGAGACCCTCGAATACCTGCCCTACTACAACGGCGCCGCAGCGGCAGATCTCCGCCCGCGCGTCGAGGCGGCGGCCAGGCGCGCACTCGCGCTCGACAGCACGCAATCTCAGGCTCACGTGGCGCTCGCCATGATGCACGCGCACGCGTGGGAGTGGGATGCCGCCGGCGACGAATTTCGGCGGGCGCTCGCTCTCGATCCGACGGACGCCTCGGCCCACACCCAGTACGCGAGATATCTCATCTCGGTCGGCCGGCCCCAGGATGCGCTCACGCAGCTGCGCACCGCGCAACAGCTCGACCCGGTGTCCGGCGTCGCGCCCGCATGGATGATTGACGCCCAGCTTCTGTTGGGTCGCGTCGACGAGGCGATCGCGCAGGGCAAGGCGACGTACGAGATCGATTCGACTCTGGTGCCCTCGATCGAACTGTCCGCGCTGGCATACGCCGCGGCGAAGCGCTACGACGAGGCGATCCGGCGAGAACGCCATTTTCGAGCATTCGCTCCGCCGATGTCGGCCAACCTCGCTTTCGTGCTGGGCCAAGCGGGCATGCGCGATTCAGCGTTGGCCATGGCTCGCGAGTTGGAGGCACGTCCCAGAACGGGTTCGAGCGAGATCGTCATCGCGTACGCCTACCTCGGGATCAAGGATACCGCGCGAGCGCTCGACGGCCTCGAGCGCTCGACGGCCCTCCGCGGGATCTGGCCCTCGTATATGTCGCTGTGCTCTTTCCAATACGATCCGTTGCGCTCGAGTCCTCGATTCGCGGCGCTCGTTCGCCGCGTGGGACTCGACGAGCGGAAATTCACATCACCGCAAGCATGCAGGGTCCCGCCCAGCTGA
- a CDS encoding ankyrin repeat domain-containing protein: MSRRIAPTDSLESLKREAKRWLRALRDDVDDARARLANALPNVSTTPTLRTIQHALARELGFPGWTALKEHFAGVGPPDAVTDELVARFLDNACPDHHVRGGPDHVRARGTALRLLARYPEIAHASFYTKVVCGDLAGVRRDLDQRPELARLRDVPEGTRRSGAGRSRDLLLKDWGPKGWTPLLYLCFTRLPLATVDENAVAIARALLDNGADPNEYFMAGDSRYTPLVGAIGEGEEDRPPHSRRDELVRLLMDHGAEFASSPGNYNGQVVYNIHFHGNVLWYLKLMHEYSLRRGRAADWDDPEWMMLAQGGYGSGARWHLWIAEKNDDLELAAWCLSHGANPNAAPAAAKTLPQGTLYEEAVRRGQTEMAELLVRYGAPRTEVRLSPVEALVAAAMRLDREAVRAQLDRAPELRRAPEPLAAAATRNRADVAVLLLDLGVSPDVENKEKERALHHAAYANSLDVARLLIARGAEIDPVESNWSNTPLGAAVYSQHQEMIDLLSRYSRDVWELTYAGKTERLRELLAEDPDRARAPGGGHTPLMWLPPDDESRATAIATLLIANGADPSPANEDGMTAADRAERLGMFELAAMLRRASTPPARSAVERWHRMAANLLDAYRTGAPEAMERHWADTWHRRSWEAMRRYVQLDLGRPPVVEGADVPITLDDARWLIARDNGFTTWIGLIEYTIDHAADSHPKAAAPFHVLSKPNEELPPPLERTRDWDVAIATVKSRGLPGLDANGQMTDDVLERVSRLEHVTVLKLGGSKQLTDAGVAHLARMSELRELDLGGCPITDHAMEVISKLPNLEKVGLWRTAVTDAGAKQLAKNERLERVDLAWTPTGDGALRALAGKETLTHFRSGDHVTDEGIRALHEYPVFKTWQDGEVVLGLTSADAAPNMLFLRGTFTDRGLASLAGLDGLFGLNVDDSHLAITSAGLEPLVSLPNLGFLAFDAKDDSMSYIARMPRLRFLMCQDTDAGDDGFVALSRSRSIEYIWGRRCHNLRSRGFSALADIPTLRSLSVSCKNVDDAGLSALPRFPALRELMPMDVPDDGYRHIGRCTELESLVLMYCRDTGDTATSHITNLPHLKKYFASYTRATDLTPRYLSEIESLESIDLAAIPGITNVGVGALTRLPKLRELHLGGMQNVDLTALPAFREGVKIDARG, translated from the coding sequence ATGTCCAGGCGTATTGCGCCCACGGACTCCCTCGAGAGCCTCAAGAGGGAGGCGAAGCGCTGGCTCAGGGCGCTTCGTGACGACGTCGACGACGCACGCGCGCGACTTGCGAACGCGTTGCCCAACGTCTCGACCACTCCAACGCTGCGCACCATCCAGCACGCGCTTGCGCGCGAGCTCGGATTTCCGGGTTGGACCGCGCTCAAAGAACATTTCGCCGGCGTCGGCCCACCCGATGCCGTCACCGACGAGCTGGTCGCCCGGTTCCTCGACAACGCATGTCCGGACCATCACGTGCGCGGCGGGCCGGACCATGTGCGGGCCCGCGGTACCGCGCTGCGTCTGCTCGCGCGGTACCCCGAGATCGCGCATGCAAGTTTCTATACGAAGGTGGTCTGCGGCGACCTCGCGGGGGTCCGGCGTGACTTGGACCAGCGGCCGGAGCTCGCGCGCCTGCGCGACGTGCCGGAGGGAACGCGGCGCAGCGGGGCGGGGCGCAGCCGCGACCTTCTGCTGAAGGACTGGGGCCCGAAAGGTTGGACGCCGCTTCTCTATCTGTGCTTCACACGCCTGCCGCTCGCCACCGTCGACGAAAACGCGGTGGCAATCGCCCGCGCGCTGCTCGACAACGGCGCGGACCCGAACGAGTACTTCATGGCGGGCGACAGCCGCTACACGCCGCTCGTCGGTGCGATCGGAGAAGGCGAGGAGGACCGCCCGCCGCACTCGAGACGCGACGAGCTCGTGCGCCTGCTCATGGACCACGGCGCCGAGTTCGCGTCGTCGCCCGGCAACTACAACGGACAGGTCGTCTACAACATCCATTTTCACGGAAACGTGTTGTGGTACCTGAAGCTGATGCACGAGTACTCCCTTCGGCGCGGCCGCGCCGCCGATTGGGACGATCCCGAGTGGATGATGCTCGCGCAGGGCGGATATGGCTCCGGCGCGCGCTGGCATCTGTGGATCGCCGAGAAGAACGACGATCTCGAGCTGGCGGCGTGGTGCCTTTCGCACGGAGCGAATCCCAACGCCGCGCCGGCCGCGGCCAAGACGCTTCCGCAAGGCACTCTGTACGAGGAAGCCGTGCGCCGCGGTCAGACCGAGATGGCCGAGCTCCTCGTGCGCTACGGCGCGCCGCGCACCGAGGTGCGTCTCTCGCCCGTCGAGGCGCTCGTGGCGGCGGCGATGCGGTTGGATCGGGAGGCGGTTCGCGCTCAGCTCGACCGAGCTCCGGAGTTGCGTCGCGCACCCGAACCACTCGCCGCGGCCGCGACGCGAAACCGCGCCGACGTCGCGGTGCTCCTCCTCGACCTCGGCGTGTCGCCCGACGTCGAGAACAAAGAAAAAGAGCGCGCGCTGCACCACGCCGCGTACGCGAACTCGCTCGACGTGGCGCGTCTGCTGATCGCGCGCGGCGCCGAGATCGACCCGGTCGAATCCAACTGGAGCAACACGCCGCTGGGCGCCGCCGTGTACTCGCAGCACCAGGAGATGATCGATCTCTTGAGCAGGTACAGTCGCGACGTCTGGGAGTTGACCTACGCCGGCAAGACCGAACGGCTTCGCGAGCTGTTGGCCGAGGATCCCGATCGGGCCCGGGCGCCGGGCGGCGGCCACACACCGCTGATGTGGCTTCCGCCGGACGACGAGTCGCGCGCGACGGCCATCGCGACGCTGCTGATCGCGAACGGCGCCGATCCGTCACCTGCCAACGAAGACGGCATGACCGCCGCGGACAGAGCCGAGCGTCTCGGGATGTTCGAGCTTGCGGCGATGCTGCGGCGCGCGTCGACTCCGCCGGCTCGATCCGCCGTCGAACGCTGGCATCGCATGGCCGCCAATCTCCTCGACGCCTATCGCACCGGCGCGCCCGAGGCGATGGAGCGGCATTGGGCCGACACGTGGCATCGTCGGTCGTGGGAGGCGATGCGGCGGTACGTGCAGCTCGACCTCGGACGGCCGCCCGTCGTCGAAGGCGCCGACGTTCCGATAACGCTCGACGACGCGCGCTGGCTCATCGCGCGCGACAATGGATTCACGACGTGGATCGGGCTGATCGAGTACACGATCGATCACGCCGCCGACTCCCATCCAAAAGCGGCCGCGCCCTTCCACGTACTCTCGAAGCCCAACGAAGAGCTGCCGCCGCCGCTCGAACGGACCCGCGATTGGGACGTCGCCATCGCGACGGTCAAGAGCCGCGGATTGCCCGGGCTCGACGCGAACGGCCAGATGACCGACGATGTTCTCGAGCGCGTCTCGCGCCTCGAGCACGTCACCGTTCTCAAACTCGGCGGGTCGAAACAGCTCACCGACGCCGGCGTCGCGCATCTCGCGCGCATGAGCGAGTTGCGCGAGCTCGACCTCGGCGGGTGTCCGATCACCGATCACGCGATGGAGGTGATCTCGAAACTTCCGAATCTCGAGAAGGTCGGCTTGTGGCGAACGGCCGTGACCGACGCGGGCGCCAAGCAACTCGCGAAGAACGAGCGGCTCGAGCGCGTCGACCTCGCGTGGACGCCGACGGGTGACGGCGCGCTTCGCGCGCTCGCCGGCAAGGAGACGCTCACGCATTTCAGAAGCGGCGATCACGTGACCGACGAAGGGATTCGCGCCCTTCACGAATATCCCGTGTTCAAGACGTGGCAGGACGGTGAGGTCGTCCTCGGGCTGACGTCGGCCGACGCGGCGCCGAACATGCTCTTTCTCCGCGGAACCTTCACGGATCGCGGTCTCGCCTCCCTGGCCGGTTTGGACGGACTCTTTGGTCTGAATGTCGACGACAGCCATCTCGCCATCACGTCAGCCGGGCTCGAACCGCTCGTGTCGTTGCCGAATCTCGGATTCCTGGCCTTCGATGCGAAAGACGACTCCATGTCGTACATCGCTCGCATGCCGCGGCTGCGCTTTCTCATGTGCCAAGACACCGACGCGGGAGACGACGGCTTCGTCGCGCTGAGCCGGTCGCGGTCAATCGAGTATATCTGGGGCCGCCGCTGTCACAACCTGCGTTCGCGCGGCTTTTCCGCGTTGGCCGACATTCCGACACTTCGGTCGCTGTCGGTGAGTTGCAAGAACGTCGACGACGCCGGGCTCTCCGCGCTGCCGCGGTTCCCGGCGCTCCGCGAGCTCATGCCGATGGACGTGCCGGACGACGGCTATCGCCACATCGGGCGTTGCACGGAGCTCGAGTCGTTGGTCCTCATGTACTGCCGCGACACGGGTGACACGGCGACGTCGCACATCACCAATCTTCCACATCTCAAGAAGTATTTCGCGAGCTACACGCGCGCGACGGATCTCACGCCGCGATACCTCTCGGAGATCGAGTCACTCGAGTCGATCGATCTGGCCGCGATTCCTGGAATTACCAATGTGGGAGTCGGAGCGCTGACGAGACTTCCGAAGCTCCGCGAGCTGCACCTCGGAGGGATGCAAAACGTCGACCTGACGGCCCTCCCGGCGTTTCGAGAAGGCGTGAAGATCGACGCAAGAGGCTGA
- a CDS encoding alpha/beta fold hydrolase, protein MRYRSVVIVAAGLTAAQASYAQQRIDHAEHHQFVIDNFKTESGVVLPKAIVVYGTYGHLNAAHDNAILLPSHYMATHHGYEWLIGPGRALDTATMFLVATELFGNGHSSSPSNTPEPYHGPRFPVTTIRDNVEAVHRLLVDDLKITHLRAVIGFSMGAEQAFQWAVSYPDFADRIVATSGTAKAYGHGVVRLEGQIAALTTDPTFNNGDYTTPPKKGMEAFGMVWAGWLYSQEWWRRELWKTVAKPGTTFDQYVNTFRTDFLSSADANDVILQARTWQRHDVGTTPGFNGDVERALRSIKVPLLYMPSETDLYFPLTDARYEQQFIAKVQFTPIPSLWGHPAGAGASPADRDFLNTTIGKFLGGP, encoded by the coding sequence GTGAGATATCGATCAGTCGTCATCGTCGCCGCCGGGTTGACAGCCGCCCAGGCGTCATACGCGCAGCAGCGTATCGACCACGCCGAGCATCATCAGTTCGTGATCGACAACTTCAAGACGGAAAGCGGCGTGGTGCTGCCGAAAGCGATCGTGGTGTACGGCACTTATGGCCACCTGAACGCCGCGCACGACAACGCGATCCTGCTCCCGTCGCATTACATGGCGACCCACCACGGCTACGAATGGCTCATCGGGCCCGGGCGTGCCCTCGATACGGCGACGATGTTCCTCGTCGCCACGGAGCTCTTCGGCAACGGACACTCGTCGTCGCCGAGCAACACGCCGGAGCCGTACCACGGGCCGCGGTTTCCGGTGACGACCATTCGCGACAACGTCGAAGCGGTCCACCGGCTGCTGGTGGACGATCTCAAGATCACGCATCTCCGCGCGGTCATCGGTTTTTCGATGGGCGCCGAGCAGGCGTTTCAGTGGGCGGTGAGCTATCCCGATTTCGCCGATCGGATCGTCGCAACGTCGGGCACGGCAAAGGCGTACGGGCATGGCGTCGTGCGTCTCGAGGGCCAGATCGCCGCGCTCACCACCGATCCGACGTTCAACAATGGCGACTACACCACGCCGCCGAAGAAGGGCATGGAGGCCTTCGGTATGGTGTGGGCCGGATGGCTCTATTCGCAGGAGTGGTGGCGGCGCGAGCTTTGGAAAACTGTCGCGAAACCAGGCACGACGTTCGACCAGTACGTGAACACGTTTCGGACCGATTTTCTTTCGAGCGCCGACGCGAACGACGTGATTCTTCAGGCGCGCACGTGGCAGCGGCACGACGTGGGAACGACACCCGGGTTCAACGGCGACGTGGAGCGCGCGCTCCGGTCGATCAAGGTGCCGCTGTTGTACATGCCCTCGGAAACGGACCTGTATTTCCCGTTGACCGACGCTCGCTACGAGCAGCAGTTCATCGCGAAGGTCCAGTTCACTCCGATTCCGTCGTTGTGGGGGCATCCCGCCGGTGCCGGGGCAAGCCCGGCGGATCGCGACTTCCTCAACACGACGATCGGCAAATTCCTCGGCGGCCCCTGA